From Gallaecimonas pentaromativorans, the proteins below share one genomic window:
- the fadR gene encoding fatty acid metabolism transcriptional regulator FadR, with protein sequence MIIKAQSPAGFAEEYIIESIWNNRFPQGSILPAERELSELIGVTRTTLREVLQRLARDGWLTIQHGKPTRVNNFWETSGLNILETLARLDQDRFPELVDHLLSARTNISAIFIRSALKHAPDKAVKILEEADTISDDPVEFALYDYKLHHALSGASGNPIYVLILNGFKNLYSRVGKFYFSNPKARELARKYYSTLKELAGQHKFEEALPVVRKYGLDSGRVWVSMRGEIPSDIVD encoded by the coding sequence ATGATTATAAAAGCGCAAAGCCCAGCAGGATTTGCTGAGGAATACATCATTGAGTCTATCTGGAACAACCGTTTCCCTCAGGGCTCAATTCTGCCTGCGGAGCGCGAGTTGTCTGAACTCATCGGGGTTACCCGCACCACCTTGCGTGAAGTGTTGCAACGCCTGGCCCGTGACGGTTGGCTGACCATCCAGCACGGCAAGCCTACCCGGGTGAACAATTTCTGGGAAACCAGTGGCCTCAATATCCTCGAAACCCTGGCACGCCTGGACCAGGATCGCTTTCCGGAGCTGGTGGATCACCTGTTGTCCGCCCGCACCAACATCAGCGCCATTTTTATCCGTAGCGCCCTCAAGCATGCGCCCGACAAAGCCGTAAAGATTTTAGAAGAAGCGGATACCATCAGCGACGACCCGGTCGAGTTCGCCCTCTACGATTACAAACTGCACCACGCGCTGTCAGGTGCCAGCGGCAACCCCATTTATGTGCTGATCCTCAACGGCTTTAAGAACCTCTACAGCCGGGTGGGCAAGTTCTACTTCTCCAACCCCAAGGCCCGTGAGCTGGCGCGCAAATACTACAGCACCCTCAAGGAGCTGGCAGGCCAGCACAAGTTTGAAGAGGCCCTGCCGGTGGTGCGCAAATACGGGCTGGACTCCGGGCGGGTCTGGGTCAGCATGCGCGGTGAAATTCCTTCCGATATCGTCGATTAA